CAATTTTTTCTAATAGTTCTAGAAGTGGTATAGAATCTTGGACGAATTCGAAGGTATCACCGGACTTCATATTTGCCTCAGATCCACCGGGCTCTATTTTAAGGTATTTTGGGCCAAGCAACCCATCGGAAACAATCGAGATTGTACTTTCATGCGGAACCTTAGTTTCCTTTTGAAATGCCATCTTTACTAGAACATTTTGTCGATTGGTATCATATTCTCGCGCCGTGACTTGTCCAACCTTAATGCCAGTAAGAACAACATCACTGCCAACTGAAATACCATCGGTTGCATTGAAACGGGCGCTCAAAAGATAACCCGCAGCCTCACCCTTCGGCCCGCTTTGGTACGACAACAGAAATAGTGCCGCAGTTAGCCCGATTACTAACATACCTAGCAAAATGTGTTTGATTTCGTGCCTTGATTCCTCTCCCATTAATTTGGCTTCCATGATTCATAGTCGCCCGTGGCACGATCACGTTTACCGCTTTTTAGCGTGTGTCCGGGCGGACGATAGGCACTTTCTGTTCCGGTCAGGTTCGGGATGTGCTTTCTTTGCCAGGCGTGTGTCTTAACATTGTCTAGTGGCGGTTCACTTACGGTGTAGTGAAGCCAACCGTTCCATGGCGCCGGGACCTGACTAGCTTCGTCATCTCCGGCGTAAACCACCCAGCGTTTGCGTCGCCCAGGGCCAGTATTACGTCGTTTTTGGTAGTATCGATTTCCCGACTCGTCTGAGCCCACATAAGCGCCGCTAAGCAACGTAATCATTCGTGTGATCATCGTCGGCATCAAGGAAACCTCCGTTTCATAGAATATAGGGTAAATATGACATCGCCACCCGCATCAGTCCAGCGCTTCAGAACAAAATATAATTTATACCCGCTATACAAAATATTCATTCCAATATCAAAGTGATGCAATCATCTCTAAAAATCGCAGAAATCCGATATATTTTTTGACGTGAAAGCTTTAGTCAGTGGCGCACCAAATTAATTAAGCATCGATAGTAGAGTATTTTTTGTAAATCACTCAATAATTACTTGCACCACCAACATCTAGTAGATACTATAGGCTTTAAGCTCTAAATATTGTATTATAGGGCGAGGGTGGGATAACTGGCGCTGGAGACTTAATTCGTTTAGTCATCGGTTAATACAGTACTTAAATCTTAAAAACCCGTGTTCTTGAGGTGTCGAGCCTAGGTCGGCTAGTACAAATACGCGCTGAAAAAGCGCATTGGTGATGTTTTGGGGGATATGATATGCGCATCGAAAGGCGCCACACTAAAGACAAAAAAACGCCCTTAGAGGGTATGGAGTTTCGGTATGTCACCAGTGAGATCCGGAATCCAGACGGATCTGTTGTTTTTCAGCATGAGGATATTGAGGTTCCCGAACATTGGAGCCAAGTTGCAGCGGATGTGCTTGCGCAGAAATATTTTCGGAAAGCCGGGGTTCCAGCGGTATCAAAGCCAGTTAAAGAAAAAAACGTGCCAGAATGGTTGTGGCGTCATGTGCCGGATAAAAGCGCTATGTCCAACGTTCCTGAGGAGGACCGATTTGGCGGTGAAACTAGTGCAAAACAAGTATTCCATCGTTTGGCAGGTACTTGGACGTATTGGGGTTGGAAGGGCGGTTATTTTGATACCGAAGAAGATGCGCTAACTTACTACAGTGAGATGAGTTACATTCTTGCCAAACAGAAAGGCGCCCCGAATTCTCCCCAATGGTTTAACACGGGTCTTCATTGGGCTTACGGCATTGACGGGCCAGCCCAAGGGCATTCCTATGTAGACTTTCAATCAGGACGTTTGACAAAATCAAAGTCCGCTTACGAACACCCCCAGCCCCATGCATGTTTCATTCAATCGGTCGATGATGATTTGGTTGGGGACAATGGTATTATGAGCCTGTGGCAAAGGGAAGCCCGTCTATTCAAATATGGATCAGGGACAGGTAGTAATTTTTCATCCATTCGAGGGGAAGATGAACCGTTATCCGGGGGAGGCAAATCCTCGGGTTTAATGAGTTTTTTAAAAATAGGAGATCGAGCAGCTGGTGCCATTAAATCAGGAGGCACCACTAGGCGAGCGGCTAAAATGGTAGCCCTTGATATTGATCATCCAGACATTGAAGAATTTGTAAATTGGAAGTGTTTAGAGGAACAGAAGGTGGCTGCTCTGGTCACGGGTTCTAAAATTTGCAATGAACAAATGAATTTGATCTTGGGTGCGTGTAACACTGGTGAGGAAGTTAACGCCGATAGTTTTGATCCCAAAAAGAATCGTGAGTTGCGTCGTGCTATCATAAAAGCACGAAAAAGAATGGTTCCTGAGAGCTATATCCAACGAGTACTTCAATTTGCAGCGCAAGGCTTTACCGAGATTGAATTTGAGACCTACAACACCGATTGGGACTCAGAAGCGTATTTGACAGTCGCAGGCCAGAATTCGAACAATTCTGTAAGAGTTACAAATGATTTTTTGCGGGCGGTAGAGGAAGATAGGAAGTGGAATCTTACTCAGCGCACGGATGGGAAAGTAGCCAAAACAGTCAATGCACAGGAGCTCTGGGATCAAATCGGCAGTGCTGCGTGGCAATGTGCTGACCCAGGCCTTCAATTCGACACTACAATAAATGAATGGCACACGTGTGCAAACACCGATCGTATATACGGTTCAAATCCTTGTTCCGAGTATATGTTCTTAGATGATACTGCATGTAATTTAGCCTCACTCAACTTGCTGAACTTTCAGGACAGTCATGGCAAGTTTAATGTTGATGACTTTACACATTCAGTACGACTGTGGACCATAGCGCTCGAAGTAGCAGTTTTAATGGCCCAGTTTCCATCAGATCAAATAGCTAGATTGTCCTATGATTACAGAACACTCGGGCTTGGTTACGCCAACATTGGCGGATTACTAATGGCCTCGGGAATTCCTTACGATAGTGACGAAGCGCGGGCTTTCTGCGGTGCCATAAGTGCCCTAATGACCGGCACTTCTTATGCCACATCAGCTGAGATGGCGGGGGAACTTGGGGCTTTCCCCGGGTATAAGAAAAATCGATCTTCAATGCTGCGGGTCATTCGTAACCACAGAAAGGCTGCACAAGGCATGAAAGATGGGTACGAAGGACTTGCGATACCTCCTGTGCCGTTAGACCACTCCAGCTGTCCGTCAGCAGAGCTTTCAAAAGCCGCCAAGGACGCCTGGGAACAAGCATACAATTTGGGTAAGGAGTACGGGTACCGCAATGCACAAGTTTCAGTTATCGCACCAACAGGTACAATAGCACTTGTTATGGATTGCGATACTACAGGCGTTGAGCCAGACTTTGCTTTGGTAAAGTTCAAAAAGCTGGCCGGCGGCGGCTACTTTAAAATCATAAACCGAATGGTTCCAGACGCCCTGAAGCGTTTAAAATATAGCGAAGCCCAAATCGATGAGATTATATCCTATGCAGTTGGGCACGGTTCCTTAAAGAATTCGCCTTCTATCAACCATGATACACTAAGAGAACATGGATTCGGTAGAGAACAGTTAGACGCAGTTGAAAAAAATTTAGAAAGTGCCTTTGATATAAAGTTTGCATTTAACAAATGGGCCCTTGGCGACGATTTCTGCCGGGACACCCTCAACCTTTCAGAAGACCAATTGAACAACCCATCGTTTGAGATTTTGCCAGCCTTAGGTTTCTCTCGTGACGAAATTGAAAAAGCAAACACTTACTGTTGCGGGGCTATGACCGTTGAAGGTGCTCCCCACATTAAGGAAGATCACTTGGCAGTGTTTGATTGTGCGAATCCCTGTGGGCGCGTGGGGAAACGCTATCTCTCTTGGCAAAGCCACATTCTTATGATGGCCGCAGCCCAACCGTTCATTACCGGAGCTATTTCCAAAACAATTAACATGCCTAATAATGCCACGGTGCGCGACTGCAAAGATGCGTATATGATGTCTTGGAAGCTGGGGCTCAAGTCTAACGCTCTTTACCGCGATGGATCTAAGCTCAGCCAACCTCTTCAATCTGCGTTAGTCGAAGGCGCGGATGATTTGGAAGACGATTTGGTTGACTTACCCAAAAGCCAACAAGCGCCCCTAGTGGCTGAGAGGATCGTGGAGCGGATCATTGAGAAAGCCGCTGAACAAGAACGCAAGCGTTTGCCACACCGACGAAAAGGGTACACCCAAAAAGCTAATGTCGGCGGTCACAAGGTGTATTTGAGAACAGGTGAATACGAAGATGGTAGCCTAGGGGAAATATTTATAGATATGCACAAAGAAGGTGCCGCATTCCGAAGTCTGATGAATAATTTTGCAATAGCAATTTCTATTGGTTTGCAATACGGAGTGCCACTTGAAGAATATGTCGAGGCATTCACGTTCACACGTTTTGAACCAAGCGGAACGGTTCAAGGCAACGATACGATTAAAATGGCAACATCTGTTTTGGATTACATATTCCGTGAGGTAGCCATAAGCTACCTAGGTCGTGATGACTTGGCACATGCTGAGCCCTCGGACGTATTGCCTGACGCATTGGGTACAGGTGCAGACGAAGGCCATTTGCCAAAGGAGGCAGCTGAAACAATCGCGGCAATTCGAAAAGTAACAAGTAATGGATACGTTCGTTCCTCAAAACTTAGAGTAATTTCTGGCGGTGTTGGAGTAGACGCTCCGGACATCGCTGAAACAAATGTGGCGGCTAGCTCTTCGGAGGGCCAGATAGCCGTTACTTCCGAGGCTACGGCACCAGCCGCAGCATCGGAGGCTCTGGCGCATGATGACGTGCTCGAGACTACACTTGAGCGAATACGTGAGGCTAGGGCCAAGGGGTACGAGGGTGACTCCTGCAGTGAATGCGGGAACTTCACACTTGTGCGCAACGGTACCTGCTTGAAATGCGACACTTGTGGCGCTACGAGCGGGTGTTCGTAGCAGAGCCCCACTCTGGCACGGTGCTCCCTGTGACTGGGGGATGGTGATCATCACCATCCCCCGTTTTTTTATAAATACCAATAGGGTCGTTGTAATTTAAAATTGACTCAAATACCGAAACGATATTCATTGCTTTGATAAAGTCTTTTACTTTCTTTGTGAAAACCCAGCGCCCAGTTTAATCGTCCTACATGAACATTACAGAACGAATTGACGCGAAGTATCTTTCACTTATACAAAGCGCATTAGACAATGCGCTCCCCAATTCGCACCTGCTCTCGCCTAAAACTTTACGTGCTGTTCGAGATGCGCAACAAACTACTATTACACCTCCGGAGAATATAATTATAGATGATGAAATTGTTGTGACCGCCAAGCGTGAGATCAACATTCGTATATATCGGCAAATCCAGCAAACCGAACAAAACACGCCTGTTCTAATCTTTCTCCATGGTGGTGGCTTTGTGGTTGGAAATCTCGATACTCATCAGGGGAGTTGTATTCTTCTCTGTAGGGACACATCATGGCCCGTAATTAGCATAGATTATCGCAAAGCTCCGGAACACCCATTCCCTGCAGCAACGAATGACTGTTATGATGTCCTTTGTTGGGTTTCACAACAGCAGGAACTCCTTAAAATTGACCCTGCACGAATAGCAGTTGTAGGTGAGAGTGCAGGGGGAAATCTTGCAACTGTTACCGCTCTTATGGCGCGCGACCGCAATGGCCCTATGCCAGCGTTCCAGCTACTCTTTTATCCGGTTACTGATTGTAATTTTAAAAATCCGAGCTACATCAATTACGGGGAGGGCCCGTTGTTAAGCGCAAGTCAAATGGAGGCTTACTGGAGCTACTATCTTGGTGGCAAGACAACAACTGATAATCCCTATGCGGCCCCGCTACGTGCTAATACTCTCAAACGCATGCCTTCCACAGCCATCGTAACGGCGGAATTTGATGTTTTGCGATCGGAGGCGGAGGCGTATGCGGTACGCCTCAAAGCTGAGGGTGTGGCTACGCAAGAATTTCGAGCCGAGGGACTAATACACGGATTTATGAAACATGTTGAAACACATCCGGTGGCTAATCGCGTATACATTGCTGCACGGAATAGCATGACATTAGCTCTAAAAATTAATACTGAAGAAAGTTAGATGGAAAATATAGAACAACGTTTATCTCAATTAGGCATAAAACTACCAAACACAGCGGTGCCGGCTGGAAGTTACGTGCCTTATGTTCTGGAAAAGAACTTGCTCTGGATTTCCGGTCAAGTGCCCTTTTGGAATGGCAAGGTGAAATACCGCGGAAAAGTTAGCAGCGAAGTTTCTATAGATGATGCCGTCATGGCCGCCCGCCTATGTGGACTAAATATACTTGCCCAAATAAAAACAGCACTTGGAAACCTCAACCGCGTGGAACAAGTGATTAAGTTGAGCGGCTTTGTTAATTCGTCCTCCGACTTTACCGACCATCCAATAGTAATTAATGGTGCATCGGATTTAATAGTTGATGTTTTCGGCGAATTGGGACGCCATACACGAGTTGCGACCGGCGCCTCCAGCCTTCCACTGAATTCGACAACTGAGGTCGATGCCCTAGTACGCGTTCGCACCTAATATCGTGTATGATACCTGCGGTATGTCCAAAATCAAAAATCGTTATAAAATAGAACTTATTGCAAAGATCTCTGACATCAATCCTAAAGAGTGGGACGCCTGCCTCACAGGACCAACAAGACAACCCGGTGCCCCTTTTTTAAGCCATGCCTTCCTTAATGCTTTGGAAATCTCTCAATCAGCTAATAGCACAACAGGTTGGCTACCCCGTCATCTTATTTTGCGAAAAGAAACTAACCAGTTGGTTGCAGCGTGTCCTCTCTACGTGAAGAGCCATAGCCAAGGTGAGTATGTATTCGACCAGAGTTGGGCTCAGGCGTTTGAGCGTGCAGGTGGAGAATATTATCCAAAGTTACAGTGTGCGGTCCCTTTTTCCCCTGTTACAGGGCCACGGCTACTTGCCCCTGCGGAAGCGGTAGACTGTTTGGAATACCGCAAATGCATGGCACAAGGACTCATTGATATTACTAGGCAAATGGAATTATCATCTTTACATGTCACCTTTTGTACAAAAGCAGATGCAGAGTTGCTCAAAGACCAAGGATTCTTAATTCGTCACGATACACAATTCCACTGGGAGAACGATAACTACGATGATTTCGAAAGCTTCCTCGAGGCTTTAAATAGCCGTAAACGGAAAAATATAAGAAAAGAGCGCCGGTTTATCAATGAAAGTGGGATATGCATTAAAATGCTTACTGGTGATGATATAGAGCCTCAACATTGGGATGCCTTCTTCAAATTTTACATAGACACCTATGACAAAAAATGGGGATACCCTTATCTAACACGAGATTTTTTCACGCAACTTAGTAAAACCATGGCCGATCAAGTACTTTTGGTATTGGCTTACCGAAATGGGAAGCCAATTGCCGGCGCTATAAATTTCTTCGATGATCAGGCATTATATGGTCGCAATTGGGGATGTTGCGAGGAACATAAATATCTTCATTTTGAGACATGCTACTATGCGGCAATTGATTTCGCTATAA
This portion of the Pseudomonadota bacterium genome encodes:
- a CDS encoding vitamin B12-dependent ribonucleotide reductase, translated to MRIERRHTKDKKTPLEGMEFRYVTSEIRNPDGSVVFQHEDIEVPEHWSQVAADVLAQKYFRKAGVPAVSKPVKEKNVPEWLWRHVPDKSAMSNVPEEDRFGGETSAKQVFHRLAGTWTYWGWKGGYFDTEEDALTYYSEMSYILAKQKGAPNSPQWFNTGLHWAYGIDGPAQGHSYVDFQSGRLTKSKSAYEHPQPHACFIQSVDDDLVGDNGIMSLWQREARLFKYGSGTGSNFSSIRGEDEPLSGGGKSSGLMSFLKIGDRAAGAIKSGGTTRRAAKMVALDIDHPDIEEFVNWKCLEEQKVAALVTGSKICNEQMNLILGACNTGEEVNADSFDPKKNRELRRAIIKARKRMVPESYIQRVLQFAAQGFTEIEFETYNTDWDSEAYLTVAGQNSNNSVRVTNDFLRAVEEDRKWNLTQRTDGKVAKTVNAQELWDQIGSAAWQCADPGLQFDTTINEWHTCANTDRIYGSNPCSEYMFLDDTACNLASLNLLNFQDSHGKFNVDDFTHSVRLWTIALEVAVLMAQFPSDQIARLSYDYRTLGLGYANIGGLLMASGIPYDSDEARAFCGAISALMTGTSYATSAEMAGELGAFPGYKKNRSSMLRVIRNHRKAAQGMKDGYEGLAIPPVPLDHSSCPSAELSKAAKDAWEQAYNLGKEYGYRNAQVSVIAPTGTIALVMDCDTTGVEPDFALVKFKKLAGGGYFKIINRMVPDALKRLKYSEAQIDEIISYAVGHGSLKNSPSINHDTLREHGFGREQLDAVEKNLESAFDIKFAFNKWALGDDFCRDTLNLSEDQLNNPSFEILPALGFSRDEIEKANTYCCGAMTVEGAPHIKEDHLAVFDCANPCGRVGKRYLSWQSHILMMAAAQPFITGAISKTINMPNNATVRDCKDAYMMSWKLGLKSNALYRDGSKLSQPLQSALVEGADDLEDDLVDLPKSQQAPLVAERIVERIIEKAAEQERKRLPHRRKGYTQKANVGGHKVYLRTGEYEDGSLGEIFIDMHKEGAAFRSLMNNFAIAISIGLQYGVPLEEYVEAFTFTRFEPSGTVQGNDTIKMATSVLDYIFREVAISYLGRDDLAHAEPSDVLPDALGTGADEGHLPKEAAETIAAIRKVTSNGYVRSSKLRVISGGVGVDAPDIAETNVAASSSEGQIAVTSEATAPAAASEALAHDDVLETTLERIREARAKGYEGDSCSECGNFTLVRNGTCLKCDTCGATSGCS
- a CDS encoding MlaD family protein, translating into MEAKLMGEESRHEIKHILLGMLVIGLTAALFLLSYQSGPKGEAAGYLLSARFNATDGISVGSDVVLTGIKVGQVTAREYDTNRQNVLVKMAFQKETKVPHESTISIVSDGLLGPKYLKIEPGGSEANMKSGDTFEFVQDSIPLLELLEKIVIEAEEKRAQAIGPASAKKTDNPFSILNP
- a CDS encoding alpha/beta hydrolase is translated as MNITERIDAKYLSLIQSALDNALPNSHLLSPKTLRAVRDAQQTTITPPENIIIDDEIVVTAKREINIRIYRQIQQTEQNTPVLIFLHGGGFVVGNLDTHQGSCILLCRDTSWPVISIDYRKAPEHPFPAATNDCYDVLCWVSQQQELLKIDPARIAVVGESAGGNLATVTALMARDRNGPMPAFQLLFYPVTDCNFKNPSYINYGEGPLLSASQMEAYWSYYLGGKTTTDNPYAAPLRANTLKRMPSTAIVTAEFDVLRSEAEAYAVRLKAEGVATQEFRAEGLIHGFMKHVETHPVANRVYIAARNSMTLALKINTEES
- a CDS encoding GNAT family N-acetyltransferase is translated as MSKIKNRYKIELIAKISDINPKEWDACLTGPTRQPGAPFLSHAFLNALEISQSANSTTGWLPRHLILRKETNQLVAACPLYVKSHSQGEYVFDQSWAQAFERAGGEYYPKLQCAVPFSPVTGPRLLAPAEAVDCLEYRKCMAQGLIDITRQMELSSLHVTFCTKADAELLKDQGFLIRHDTQFHWENDNYDDFESFLEALNSRKRKNIRKERRFINESGICIKMLTGDDIEPQHWDAFFKFYIDTYDKKWGYPYLTRDFFTQLSKTMADQVLLVLAYRNGKPIAGAINFFDDQALYGRNWGCCEEHKYLHFETCYYAAIDFAISRNLKRVEAGTHGQHKLHRGYIPRRTYSAHWIENENFRTAVSHYLEEETRYRTHEASVLKEFTPFRKI
- a CDS encoding NADH:ubiquinone oxidoreductase subunit NDUFA12, translating into MPTMITRMITLLSGAYVGSDESGNRYYQKRRNTGPGRRKRWVVYAGDDEASQVPAPWNGWLHYTVSEPPLDNVKTHAWQRKHIPNLTGTESAYRPPGHTLKSGKRDRATGDYESWKPN
- a CDS encoding RidA family protein, with the protein product MENIEQRLSQLGIKLPNTAVPAGSYVPYVLEKNLLWISGQVPFWNGKVKYRGKVSSEVSIDDAVMAARLCGLNILAQIKTALGNLNRVEQVIKLSGFVNSSSDFTDHPIVINGASDLIVDVFGELGRHTRVATGASSLPLNSTTEVDALVRVRT